A genomic segment from Luteolibacter ambystomatis encodes:
- a CDS encoding alpha-amylase family glycosyl hydrolase, which translates to MSDDSAALKILADSDVEFRSETIYFIVLDRFAIGNPDKAREADEMFDASHQDWQKYWGGDLQGLIERLGYLESLGITAIWTTPLFEQVHSMTTGEERRAPVHGYWTSDFKRINPRWMNDPSEKRLFQRNDTVFDTLLGELHRRGMKFILDIVCNHSSPQTDGGKGRLYDDGKLIADFDNDTANWYHHYGEMQDWTDEWQVQNCELAGLATFNENNILYRDHIKEAIKLWVAKGVDALRVDTVKHMPLWFWQEFCADLDAFNPNLFRFGEWIHGHPGQEKPVEFANKSGMTILDFGFCHAVRAILAGGRREGFRHLQEILDLDGNYSGATELVTFFENHDMPRLQSLGAPNEVVDLALVLLLTSRGIPCIYYGCEQYLHNDTDGGKDPYNRPMMDSWESTPACRIVAALSKERKLNPALQLGGQWPKWIDEESYVFLRRYRDSSCLVALNKGPERELVVSNLEFPDGEHDCLLGGQRIIVADGTAALHLNANQAIVIAVRGGPVRGRCVVRLQVNGAPTQPGDTLAVIGDCPELGKWDLAKAHRMECVNANTWFAEIPFEQSAGSSIGYKLVVFPVDRKAAPTRENRIVRRRLIPSRGSAKWRDEWQS; encoded by the coding sequence ATGTCAGATGATTCCGCAGCCTTGAAGATACTTGCGGACTCGGATGTCGAGTTCCGGTCCGAGACGATCTACTTCATTGTCTTGGACCGGTTTGCGATCGGGAATCCGGACAAAGCCCGGGAAGCCGACGAAATGTTCGATGCCTCCCATCAGGACTGGCAGAAATACTGGGGTGGCGATCTGCAAGGGTTGATCGAGCGCCTCGGTTATCTCGAGTCGCTCGGGATCACGGCGATCTGGACGACTCCTCTTTTCGAGCAAGTCCACTCCATGACCACCGGCGAGGAACGCCGTGCGCCGGTCCATGGTTATTGGACCAGCGATTTCAAGCGGATCAATCCGCGATGGATGAACGATCCCTCCGAGAAGCGGCTGTTCCAGCGCAATGATACTGTGTTCGACACGCTTCTGGGGGAGTTGCACCGGCGCGGCATGAAATTCATCCTGGACATCGTTTGCAACCACAGCTCACCCCAGACCGACGGTGGAAAGGGCAGGCTCTATGATGACGGAAAGCTCATCGCTGATTTCGACAACGACACCGCGAACTGGTACCACCATTACGGGGAGATGCAGGACTGGACCGACGAATGGCAGGTGCAGAACTGCGAACTGGCAGGCTTGGCCACTTTCAACGAGAACAACATCCTTTACCGGGACCATATCAAAGAGGCCATCAAACTCTGGGTTGCCAAGGGCGTCGACGCCCTGCGGGTGGATACCGTGAAGCACATGCCCTTGTGGTTCTGGCAGGAGTTCTGTGCCGATCTCGACGCCTTCAATCCCAATTTGTTCCGCTTCGGCGAATGGATCCACGGCCATCCCGGCCAGGAGAAGCCGGTGGAATTCGCAAACAAATCCGGAATGACCATTCTCGACTTCGGCTTCTGCCATGCCGTGCGTGCCATTCTCGCCGGGGGAAGGCGGGAAGGATTCCGTCACCTGCAGGAAATCCTCGATCTGGACGGCAATTACTCCGGAGCCACGGAACTCGTCACGTTTTTTGAAAACCACGACATGCCGAGGTTGCAATCGTTGGGTGCGCCCAACGAGGTGGTGGACCTCGCGCTCGTTCTTCTCCTCACCAGCCGGGGTATTCCCTGCATCTACTATGGCTGCGAGCAGTATCTCCACAACGACACCGACGGAGGGAAGGATCCCTACAACCGTCCGATGATGGATTCCTGGGAATCTACTCCCGCGTGCCGCATCGTCGCCGCTTTGTCAAAAGAGCGGAAGCTCAACCCGGCTCTTCAACTGGGTGGACAGTGGCCGAAGTGGATCGATGAAGAAAGCTATGTATTCCTGCGCCGCTATCGCGACTCGAGTTGTCTCGTGGCGCTGAACAAGGGCCCGGAAAGGGAGCTGGTGGTCTCCAATCTTGAGTTCCCCGACGGGGAGCACGACTGCCTTCTGGGCGGACAGCGGATCATTGTAGCCGATGGGACTGCGGCCCTTCATCTCAACGCCAACCAGGCGATCGTTATTGCTGTCCGAGGTGGACCGGTTCGTGGCCGATGTGTGGTGAGGCTTCAGGTGAACGGCGCACCGACCCAGCCGGGCGACACCCTAGCAGTCATCGGAGATTGTCCCGAACTGGGGAAGTGGGATCTCGCCAAAGCCCATCGGATGGAATGCGTGAACGCCAACACGTGGTTCGCGGAAATTCCGTTTGAGCAAAGTGCCGGGTCGTCCATCGGATATAAGCTTGTGGTTTTTCCGGTCGATAGGAAGGCCGCTCCCACACGGGA
- a CDS encoding Nramp family divalent metal transporter, with translation MKEGTAKKKNSDGENKGPVRRFLRCLGPGLVTGAADDDPSGIATYSMAGAKFGHSMLWTALLTWPLMACTQFMCARIGMVTGVGISEVFRKKFPRWLLGLMCLGLLAANAINIGADLSGMADAAQMLFGLDSKVSSTLFGVGIAAATVLFKYRRIADTLKWLALVLFTYIVTAFLVSPDWAEVGRALVPKWPAHSEQWSMLVAILGTTISPYLFVWQASQEVEEMKANGQTTRKERENATALELRDRKVDVGFGTLVSNLVMFFIILVTSLTLNRHGLTEIESTKQAAEALKPLAGNAAYLLFSVGVIGTGLLAIPTLAGSAAYAFAETFRWKQGLDLKPTQARAFYAIIVASTLLGVSLNFLGVNPIKALFWSAVVNGVLAPFMMTGIVLVAADRKLMKGQPSSRLSLAIVSLTSLVMFAAAASLAVL, from the coding sequence ATGAAAGAGGGCACCGCAAAAAAGAAGAACTCCGACGGGGAGAATAAAGGCCCGGTCCGTCGCTTCCTGCGCTGTCTGGGACCGGGCTTGGTCACCGGGGCCGCGGATGATGATCCTTCCGGGATCGCAACCTACTCGATGGCGGGAGCGAAATTCGGTCATTCCATGCTGTGGACGGCCCTTTTGACCTGGCCTCTCATGGCTTGCACCCAGTTCATGTGCGCGCGCATTGGCATGGTCACCGGTGTGGGTATTTCGGAAGTCTTCCGCAAGAAGTTTCCGAGATGGCTGCTCGGCCTCATGTGCCTCGGTCTCCTGGCTGCCAATGCCATCAACATCGGCGCGGATCTTTCCGGAATGGCCGATGCGGCGCAAATGCTCTTCGGGCTAGATTCCAAGGTTTCCTCCACCCTCTTCGGAGTCGGAATTGCCGCCGCCACCGTGCTGTTCAAATACCGTAGGATCGCCGATACCCTCAAATGGCTCGCGCTCGTGTTGTTCACCTACATCGTGACGGCATTCCTCGTCAGCCCGGATTGGGCGGAGGTGGGAAGAGCCCTTGTTCCGAAATGGCCGGCCCATTCCGAACAGTGGTCGATGCTGGTTGCGATTCTCGGCACCACCATCAGCCCCTATTTATTCGTGTGGCAGGCTTCACAGGAGGTGGAGGAAATGAAGGCGAACGGCCAGACCACCCGGAAGGAACGCGAGAACGCCACGGCCTTGGAACTCCGCGACCGCAAGGTGGATGTGGGATTCGGCACCTTGGTTTCCAACCTGGTGATGTTCTTCATCATTCTGGTGACGTCGCTGACGTTGAACCGACACGGGCTCACTGAGATTGAGAGCACGAAGCAGGCGGCCGAAGCATTGAAGCCGCTCGCCGGCAACGCGGCCTATCTCCTGTTCAGCGTGGGCGTCATCGGCACCGGGCTTTTGGCGATTCCAACGCTCGCGGGATCGGCGGCCTATGCCTTCGCCGAGACGTTCCGCTGGAAACAGGGATTGGATCTCAAGCCGACGCAGGCCCGGGCCTTCTACGCGATCATCGTCGCCTCCACCCTCCTGGGTGTCTCGCTGAACTTTCTGGGCGTGAATCCGATCAAGGCCCTGTTCTGGTCGGCGGTGGTCAACGGCGTGCTCGCACCATTCATGATGACGGGCATCGTCCTGGTCGCGGCGGACCGCAAGCTGATGAAAGGCCAGCCGAGCTCCCGTCTCTCGCTCGCCATCGTCAGCCTCACCAGCCTGGTCATGTTCGCTGCGGCGGCCAGCCTTGCCGTCCTTTGA
- a CDS encoding L-dopachrome tautomerase-related protein yields MRSSFLAVLFAATSVTQADPQLVEVASFPDQQVTGVTVSSKGRIFVNFPFWDERHTLSVAELKDGKPQSFPDGRWNSKEGDAATRFVCVQSVVCDKGDHLLVVDTGSPMQQGVIANGAKLVEIDLTTDKVVRTFPMGPDVAPAASYLNDIRIDRENQSAYLTESGEGSLIVVDLSSGRARRLLENHPSTHAEPSKVLVVGDEKPVDPKTGGTPRFHADGIALDEQGGWLYYHALTGDTLYRVPTAALRNPALSPEALAAKVEKVAVTSSPDGMIEDNQGGIYLAAFEKSAVTRFDIAAGKETLIVRDDRLKWPDTFSWGPDGWLYVTTSQIHLMPKYNRGENKRIEPFRVYKVKSGN; encoded by the coding sequence ATGAGATCCTCATTCCTTGCGGTTCTGTTCGCCGCCACCTCCGTCACGCAGGCCGATCCCCAACTGGTGGAAGTGGCGTCATTCCCGGATCAACAGGTGACGGGAGTGACCGTCTCTTCCAAGGGAAGGATTTTCGTCAACTTCCCCTTCTGGGACGAACGTCATACGTTGTCAGTAGCGGAACTGAAGGACGGCAAGCCGCAGTCCTTTCCGGATGGCCGGTGGAATTCAAAGGAAGGAGATGCGGCCACACGGTTTGTATGCGTTCAGAGCGTGGTTTGCGACAAGGGCGACCACCTGTTGGTGGTGGACACCGGTTCTCCCATGCAGCAGGGCGTGATCGCGAATGGCGCGAAGCTGGTGGAGATCGATCTGACCACCGACAAGGTCGTGCGAACTTTCCCGATGGGACCCGACGTCGCTCCCGCGGCTTCTTACCTGAATGACATCCGGATCGATCGAGAAAACCAAAGCGCTTATCTCACCGAGTCCGGCGAGGGATCCTTGATCGTGGTGGACCTGAGCTCGGGCCGCGCACGGCGTCTGCTGGAAAATCATCCCTCGACCCACGCGGAACCTTCCAAAGTGCTGGTGGTGGGGGACGAGAAGCCGGTCGATCCGAAGACCGGAGGCACGCCCCGCTTCCACGCCGATGGGATTGCGCTGGATGAGCAAGGCGGCTGGCTCTACTATCACGCGCTGACCGGCGACACCCTCTACCGGGTGCCCACCGCCGCGTTGCGCAACCCGGCATTGTCTCCGGAAGCACTGGCCGCGAAGGTCGAAAAGGTCGCGGTTACATCGTCGCCTGATGGCATGATTGAAGATAACCAGGGCGGCATCTACCTCGCGGCCTTTGAAAAGAGCGCGGTCACCCGCTTCGACATCGCGGCAGGCAAGGAGACGCTGATTGTCCGCGACGACCGGCTCAAATGGCCGGACACATTCAGCTGGGGGCCCGATGGTTGGCTCTATGTCACCACGTCGCAGATCCACCTCATGCCGAAATACAACCGGGGCGAAAACAAACGGATCGAGCCATTCCGGGTCTACAAGGTGAAGTCGGGAAACTGA
- a CDS encoding DUF2383 domain-containing protein, with the protein MSAVESYNHALSRFTEGPGHADLQRIQHDHQENCDILARHLRAMGTEPSGSSGLWGSFAAAAEATATVLGDAVTLTVLKQGEEHGIAQYEEALADDQVMEEIKEQIRSTLLPSLKQHLDMLTALQHTPNPSGPPGGLQV; encoded by the coding sequence ATGTCAGCGGTCGAAAGCTACAACCACGCTCTGAGCCGTTTCACGGAGGGCCCGGGCCACGCGGATTTGCAGCGCATCCAACACGACCATCAGGAAAACTGCGATATTCTCGCCCGTCATCTCCGTGCCATGGGTACTGAACCCAGCGGCTCCTCCGGCTTGTGGGGGTCGTTTGCGGCCGCCGCGGAAGCCACCGCCACGGTGCTGGGAGATGCGGTTACCCTGACCGTTCTCAAGCAAGGGGAGGAGCACGGGATCGCGCAGTACGAGGAGGCCTTGGCCGACGACCAGGTGATGGAAGAGATCAAGGAGCAAATCCGCTCCACGCTCCTGCCTTCCCTCAAGCAGCATCTCGATATGCTGACCGCGCTCCAGCATACCCCGAATCCCAGCGGACCGCCGGGAGGACTCCAGGTCTGA
- a CDS encoding HD domain-containing protein, with translation MDSIPNPLEATSVSGTYGHLLTYHRKCQYASRLAAEAHAGQTMKGSKLPYFVHCSGVAATVSSTFQCQDAEVVAAAFLHDVLEKTRMTAKKLESLMGRRVMALVQMLTKPSRGNPKDYWERLREAGWEARLIKMADALDHLAEPSNKLPARIVTGHKTLALAFGKEREIQLAREVLSAALDNAVMSVVQESGDDRVHQTGANLTR, from the coding sequence ATGGACTCCATCCCAAACCCATTGGAAGCAACATCTGTCAGCGGCACATACGGGCACCTCCTAACTTACCATAGGAAATGTCAGTACGCGTCCAGGCTTGCAGCCGAGGCACACGCGGGCCAAACGATGAAAGGCAGCAAGCTTCCATACTTCGTCCATTGCTCGGGTGTTGCCGCCACGGTGTCATCCACCTTCCAATGTCAGGACGCCGAAGTCGTGGCGGCGGCGTTTCTGCACGATGTTCTGGAGAAGACCCGGATGACCGCGAAAAAACTGGAAAGCCTCATGGGACGACGCGTCATGGCGTTGGTCCAAATGCTGACCAAGCCTTCCCGAGGCAATCCGAAGGACTACTGGGAACGATTGAGAGAAGCGGGATGGGAAGCGCGCCTCATCAAGATGGCGGATGCGCTCGACCATCTCGCTGAACCAAGCAACAAGTTGCCCGCCAGAATCGTCACCGGACACAAGACCCTCGCACTGGCCTTCGGAAAGGAACGCGAAATCCAACTCGCCCGGGAAGTCCTGTCCGCCGCACTCGACAACGCCGTGATGTCAGTGGTGCAGGAATCCGGAGACGACCGCGTCCATCAGACCGGTGCCAACCTGACCCGCTGA
- a CDS encoding SDR family oxidoreductase yields the protein MEVVRNLMGKSALVTGAGSGIGLATARLLAHAGARVALLGRDRRELEAALGSLGGGNGHELLACDVADEGAMRGAIENISRLWGSLDIVVANAGINGTWSPVDELSVSEWNHTLTTNLGGTFLTIQGAVPLMKERGGSIIVVSSINGTRIFSNSGASAYASSKAAQVALARMMALELAKDGIRVNTVCPGAIRTAIDRSTERRDLEGLHLPVEFPHGDVPLTGGNPGTAEQVARLIWFLACDLSNHITGTEVFIDGGQSLLQG from the coding sequence ATGGAAGTCGTTCGCAATCTGATGGGAAAGTCCGCGCTGGTCACGGGTGCCGGTTCGGGAATCGGCTTGGCAACCGCGCGCCTGCTCGCCCATGCGGGTGCCCGCGTCGCCTTGCTTGGCAGGGACAGGCGGGAATTGGAAGCCGCCCTTGGAAGCCTGGGCGGGGGCAACGGCCATGAACTATTGGCATGCGATGTCGCGGACGAAGGTGCGATGCGGGGTGCCATCGAAAACATCAGCCGCCTGTGGGGCAGCCTCGACATCGTGGTGGCCAATGCCGGCATCAACGGCACCTGGTCTCCCGTGGATGAACTCAGTGTCAGCGAGTGGAACCACACCCTCACGACCAATCTCGGAGGAACGTTCCTGACCATCCAGGGAGCGGTCCCTCTCATGAAGGAACGAGGGGGCTCCATCATCGTGGTCTCTTCCATCAACGGCACGAGGATCTTCAGTAATTCAGGTGCGAGCGCCTACGCCTCCTCCAAAGCCGCCCAGGTTGCTCTGGCACGGATGATGGCATTGGAATTGGCGAAGGACGGCATCCGCGTCAACACCGTCTGTCCCGGGGCGATCCGCACCGCGATCGACCGCTCAACGGAACGGCGCGATCTTGAGGGTCTCCATCTGCCCGTCGAGTTCCCGCACGGGGACGTACCTCTCACCGGAGGAAATCCCGGCACCGCCGAGCAGGTGGCGCGCTTGATCTGGTTCCTCGCCTGTGACCTTTCGAACCACATCACCGGCACCGAGGTCTTCATCGACGGCGGCCAGTCGCTCCTGCAGGGCTGA
- a CDS encoding low affinity iron permease family protein, whose product MEESVQWWDMWWKRFSFARVARSAARLCGNPWSFLAAVLLVAIWALVGPLAGFSETWQLVINTATTIVTFLAVFLIQASQNHEMQAVELKVDELLKAVQPADNGLINLDELDERQLEVLHARFFRQARAVKRKGGAGSDDSGLTLPPQE is encoded by the coding sequence ATGGAAGAATCCGTGCAATGGTGGGACATGTGGTGGAAGCGCTTCTCCTTCGCACGCGTGGCCAGATCGGCTGCCCGTCTTTGCGGCAATCCCTGGTCTTTTCTGGCGGCGGTGTTGCTGGTGGCGATATGGGCGCTGGTGGGGCCGTTGGCAGGATTCAGTGAAACCTGGCAGCTGGTGATCAACACGGCGACGACCATCGTGACGTTCCTAGCCGTATTCCTGATCCAGGCTTCGCAGAACCATGAGATGCAAGCCGTGGAGCTGAAGGTCGATGAGCTGCTCAAAGCGGTGCAACCGGCCGACAACGGCCTGATCAATCTGGACGAATTGGATGAGCGGCAGTTGGAAGTCCTTCATGCCCGGTTCTTCCGCCAGGCGCGGGCGGTGAAGAGGAAGGGAGGTGCTGGCAGTGACGACTCCGGTCTCACTCTTCCTCCTCAGGAATGA
- a CDS encoding cysteine hydrolase family protein: MPASRSSPLANAALLLIDVINDMAFEESAALVKHALPAAKRLDRLRRRLAAAGVPVIYVNDNFGNWQSDFKEQVQRCAGSACPGRPIASLLVPEKNDYFVLKPKHSGFHCTSLEVLLAHLGVTTLILGEFAADICVLYTANDAYMRDYSLVIPRDCVASETEEERREALQHMKKRLGARVCLSSAIR, encoded by the coding sequence ATGCCTGCTTCACGATCATCTCCGCTTGCCAACGCCGCCCTCCTGCTGATCGACGTGATCAACGACATGGCGTTCGAGGAAAGTGCGGCATTGGTGAAGCACGCGCTGCCCGCCGCAAAACGTCTCGACCGGTTGCGCCGAAGGCTCGCGGCTGCCGGAGTGCCGGTGATTTATGTGAACGACAACTTTGGGAACTGGCAGTCCGACTTCAAGGAACAGGTCCAGCGTTGCGCCGGTTCGGCATGTCCGGGCCGCCCGATTGCCAGCCTGCTGGTGCCTGAGAAGAATGACTATTTCGTCCTCAAGCCTAAACACTCGGGGTTCCATTGCACCTCGCTGGAGGTCCTGCTCGCGCATCTGGGCGTGACCACTCTCATCCTTGGCGAGTTCGCCGCCGACATTTGCGTTCTCTACACCGCCAACGACGCCTACATGCGGGATTACTCCCTGGTCATCCCCCGGGATTGCGTGGCCTCCGAAACGGAAGAAGAGCGCCGGGAGGCGCTTCAGCACATGAAGAAGCGGCTCGGAGCACGGGTGTGCTTATCCAGCGCCATCCGCTGA
- a CDS encoding DUF892 family protein codes for MHLIRPSDLLADQIRDLFSAETQIVASLPELSASAGDAALKGLLTEQEGLSRGGTGQLESLCRSHGVDPAADPCKAMAGLISGGADHLKQAEPGETRDLLLIAHCSRVFSYLIAAYGISAALARRFGSEEEAAMLEMLLDERNEAIRRLMDLARCKLAEHESEGSADGAG; via the coding sequence ATGCATCTAATCCGACCATCCGATCTGCTTGCAGACCAAATCCGGGATCTCTTCAGTGCCGAGACGCAGATCGTGGCTTCGCTGCCCGAGTTGTCTGCCTCCGCCGGAGACGCCGCCCTCAAGGGGCTTCTCACGGAGCAGGAGGGGCTTTCACGCGGAGGTACGGGTCAGCTGGAATCCTTGTGCAGGAGTCACGGTGTGGACCCGGCTGCCGACCCTTGCAAGGCCATGGCGGGTTTGATTTCCGGGGGAGCCGATCATCTGAAACAAGCGGAACCCGGAGAGACCCGCGACCTGCTCCTCATCGCCCACTGCAGCCGTGTCTTTTCCTACCTCATCGCCGCGTACGGTATTTCGGCCGCACTCGCCCGGAGGTTTGGTTCGGAGGAGGAGGCCGCGATGCTTGAGATGCTCCTCGATGAACGCAACGAGGCGATCCGCCGGCTGATGGATCTCGCACGGTGCAAATTGGCCGAGCACGAATCCGAGGGATCAGCGGATGGCGCTGGATAA
- a CDS encoding catalase: protein MATKKTPSAPPVGASNAIPAETHQTAATNEPVLTTNQGVPVSDNQNSLKAGERGPVLLEDFVLREKITHFDHERIPERIVHARGSGAHGYFLPYESAADLTKAAFLQNPKKKTEVFARFSTVAGGAGSVDLPRDVRGFSVKFYTEEGNYDFVGNNIPVFFIQDAMKFPDVIHAVKMEPDRGFPQAASAHATFWDFISLTPESMHMIMWVMSDRAIPRSLRMIEGFGVHTYRLINAEGVSRFVKFHWRPVLGSSSVIWDEAVKISGADPDFHRRDLWESIERGDFPEWEFGVQVIEEADAAKLDFDLLDPTKLIPEEIIPIRMLGKMVLNRNPDNHFAETEQVAFCPANVVPGIGFSDDPLLQGRLFSYLDTQLSRLGGPNFHQIPINAPRCPMHNFQRDGLRQMGVLKGRVAYEPSQIEPAGPRECPVTGFRTHPEAETGEKIRKRAETFADHYSQARLFFRSMTPPEQNHIASALAFELAKVEIKEIRQRMLGHLQHIDAALHDTVGAALGMEGTDIDVTPAVKPRDLEPSPSLSLITKAPSTLKGRKVGILVTDGTDALLLESLVAAIRKEKAVVGLVARRIGGFTDSNGSMVEVQHALSGAPSVLFDAVVLLPSADAVESLVQEAAAVNWVRDAYGHLKAIGHHAAALPLLEAAAVTVDSAVVDVEAPKGIRNFVAAAKKGRLWEREPALRSIG from the coding sequence ATGGCCACAAAGAAAACCCCGAGCGCGCCTCCCGTCGGAGCTTCCAACGCGATCCCAGCGGAAACCCACCAGACCGCCGCAACCAACGAACCGGTGCTGACCACCAACCAGGGCGTGCCGGTCTCGGACAATCAGAATTCCCTGAAGGCGGGAGAGCGGGGTCCCGTATTGCTGGAGGACTTCGTACTGCGGGAGAAGATCACGCATTTCGATCACGAACGAATCCCCGAACGCATTGTTCACGCACGGGGATCCGGGGCACACGGCTATTTCCTGCCGTATGAATCCGCGGCGGATCTGACGAAGGCCGCCTTCCTGCAGAATCCGAAGAAGAAGACCGAGGTTTTCGCCCGCTTCTCCACGGTGGCGGGTGGGGCCGGATCGGTGGATCTTCCGCGAGACGTGCGCGGCTTCTCGGTCAAATTCTACACCGAAGAGGGCAACTACGATTTCGTCGGCAACAACATCCCCGTGTTCTTCATTCAGGACGCGATGAAATTCCCGGACGTGATCCACGCCGTCAAAATGGAACCGGATCGTGGCTTCCCACAGGCGGCTTCGGCCCACGCAACCTTCTGGGATTTCATCTCCCTCACTCCGGAAAGCATGCACATGATCATGTGGGTCATGTCGGACCGGGCCATCCCCCGCTCGCTGAGGATGATCGAAGGCTTCGGCGTTCACACCTACCGGCTGATCAATGCCGAAGGCGTCAGCCGCTTCGTGAAGTTCCATTGGAGGCCGGTGCTGGGTTCATCATCGGTGATCTGGGACGAGGCGGTGAAGATCAGCGGTGCCGATCCGGATTTCCATCGCCGGGATCTGTGGGAGTCGATCGAACGCGGCGACTTCCCGGAGTGGGAATTCGGCGTCCAGGTCATTGAGGAGGCGGACGCCGCCAAGCTGGACTTCGACCTGCTGGACCCGACCAAGCTCATCCCCGAGGAAATTATTCCCATCCGGATGCTGGGCAAGATGGTCCTCAACCGCAATCCGGACAACCACTTCGCCGAGACGGAGCAGGTCGCCTTCTGTCCGGCGAATGTCGTTCCCGGCATCGGCTTCTCCGATGACCCGCTCTTGCAGGGACGCTTGTTCTCGTATCTCGACACGCAGCTCAGCCGGCTGGGGGGCCCGAACTTCCATCAGATCCCCATCAACGCTCCCCGCTGCCCGATGCACAACTTCCAGCGCGACGGTCTCCGACAAATGGGTGTGTTGAAAGGACGCGTTGCCTACGAGCCGAGCCAGATCGAGCCCGCCGGCCCGCGGGAGTGTCCGGTCACCGGCTTCCGTACCCATCCCGAGGCCGAGACCGGGGAAAAGATCCGCAAGCGCGCGGAGACCTTCGCCGACCATTACTCGCAGGCCCGGCTTTTCTTCCGGTCGATGACGCCGCCGGAGCAGAATCACATCGCGAGCGCCCTTGCGTTCGAACTGGCGAAGGTGGAGATCAAGGAGATCCGGCAGCGGATGCTGGGCCATCTGCAGCACATCGATGCGGCGCTGCACGACACGGTCGGCGCGGCATTGGGAATGGAAGGTACGGACATCGATGTAACTCCGGCCGTGAAGCCCCGGGACCTTGAGCCATCCCCATCCCTGAGCCTGATCACGAAGGCACCTTCGACCTTGAAAGGAAGAAAGGTGGGGATCCTCGTCACCGATGGCACGGATGCGTTGCTGTTGGAGTCCCTCGTTGCCGCGATCCGGAAGGAAAAGGCGGTGGTGGGACTTGTGGCTCGCCGGATAGGCGGCTTCACGGATTCGAACGGTTCGATGGTCGAAGTGCAGCACGCGTTGTCGGGCGCACCTTCCGTGCTGTTCGACGCCGTTGTCCTCCTGCCTTCGGCGGATGCGGTGGAGAGCCTCGTCCAAGAAGCCGCGGCGGTAAACTGGGTGCGGGATGCCTATGGGCATTTGAAGGCCATCGGCCATCATGCCGCCGCGCTTCCGCTGTTGGAAGCGGCGGCGGTGACGGTGGATTCCGCGGTCGTGGACGTGGAGGCTCCGAAAGGAATCCGGAACTTTGTCGCGGCGGCGAAAAAGGGACGACTCTGGGAGCGGGAACCCGCGCTCCGAAGCATCGGATGA
- a CDS encoding DUF4142 domain-containing protein has product MNRRTVTKVCFFTAVGATIGIASAKDDGKVGDMTPADFDKTNKDAGEKIKALKADASKLSEDDLKYLGEIAMGGMFQLEASKLVAGKGQGADIKLYALGEVAEQTGLSDKLKEVASAKGTTLPTAMDKEAEKTIAKLKGLSGREFDEAYLKQVGIAGHKVLKDTMEKVKSKAKDPVLKQIAENALPLIEIHLAAATAELKMS; this is encoded by the coding sequence ATGAACCGTAGAACCGTAACCAAAGTGTGTTTCTTCACCGCCGTTGGAGCCACCATCGGCATCGCCAGCGCGAAGGATGATGGAAAAGTCGGCGACATGACTCCGGCCGATTTCGACAAGACCAACAAGGACGCAGGCGAGAAGATCAAGGCCCTGAAGGCGGACGCTTCGAAGCTCTCCGAGGATGATCTCAAATACTTGGGAGAGATCGCCATGGGGGGCATGTTCCAACTTGAAGCCAGCAAGCTAGTAGCCGGCAAGGGACAAGGGGCCGACATCAAGCTGTACGCGCTGGGCGAAGTCGCCGAACAAACCGGCCTCTCCGACAAGCTCAAGGAGGTGGCCTCGGCGAAGGGAACCACGCTGCCAACCGCCATGGACAAGGAAGCCGAAAAGACGATCGCCAAACTGAAGGGGCTGTCGGGCCGGGAATTCGACGAAGCCTACCTGAAGCAGGTGGGCATCGCGGGCCACAAGGTCCTCAAGGACACGATGGAAAAGGTCAAAAGCAAGGCGAAGGATCCGGTGCTCAAGCAGATCGCCGAAAATGCTCTTCCCTTGATCGAAATCCATCTCGCCGCTGCCACGGCCGAGTTGAAGATGTCCTGA
- a CDS encoding DUF1328 domain-containing protein has product MLHWSLVFLVIALIAGVLGLTGIAGMSANIAWILFVIFLVLWLISFFMRGGRSPRV; this is encoded by the coding sequence ATGTTACACTGGAGCCTCGTCTTTCTCGTCATCGCCCTCATCGCCGGCGTCCTCGGCCTGACGGGCATTGCCGGCATGTCCGCCAACATCGCCTGGATCCTGTTCGTCATTTTCCTGGTACTGTGGCTGATCTCGTTTTTCATGCGCGGCGGACGTTCCCCGCGTGTTTGA